One genomic region from Nilaparvata lugens isolate BPH chromosome 3, ASM1435652v1, whole genome shotgun sequence encodes:
- the LOC111060347 gene encoding ubiquitin carboxyl-terminal hydrolase CYLD isoform X3, giving the protein MPTNSVMQLTDKFENLSLNNNQIDVPKNDGRGFDGSNMRPSDPPLKAGDRVVWVTDDANIEGVVKSFECNDFSVPIVEVEFDSNKDYSNPISDRANRRKRIPALELVKADDFYDNSGLRRTKQRTKSEGSSSGYYSQNCTCRDMPCNKFRCSDSFQHNNFNSEKASTSKAVNDVCLNGLTGKDLCKIIRCDYREINKFPVPSNIKSQKIINSSGKLSPFDYPTNHVEDGRLSSSDCNYYDNPERGVSETESDSELCEDSLVEVEIDDEPHYGVIRWLGEFTDHKSGRPYKVAGIEMENEDPNFGNGTYDGTRYFTCNPNRSHFSLLEHCKKDSRFQDCRPNIEEIKKKEFGMIDCPVVPGIRQPITVDKDVASICGKNKGIQGHHNSCYLDATLFSMFTFTSVFDSLLFRPATNNDIRRYEEVQKVLREEIVNPLREKLFVRADRVMKLRTLLEELSSVSGLTSEEKDPEEFLTSLVTQILRAEPFLQFNTGQEANHYQLFVEKDEKLTFPTVQQLFEQSFLSSDIKLKQVPPCLIIQMPRFGKSFKMYPRILPSLLLDVTDIIENSPRQCTVCGELARFECKQCYNQCDEGLQSISFCERCLDKAHSHHDRTNHRWRPLAVPPEFDNLSPDLLGTIPRLYMELFAVVCIETSHYVAFVKCGPGPEAPWCFFDSMADRKGEQNGYNIPEMVACPNLPYWLSEKGAHHSVKDDRQLPEHEKRLLCDAYMCMYQSSEVMMYR; this is encoded by the exons ATGCCCACCAACTCTGTGATGCAGTTGACTGATAAATTcgaaaatttatcattaaataataatcagatTGACGTTCCTAAAAATG ATGGACGTGGGTTTGATGGATCAAATATGCGACCATCTGATCCACCATTGAAGGCAGGAGACCGTGTGGTGTGGGTGACAGATGACGCCAATATCGAGGGAGTTGTCAAATCATTCGAGTGCAATGACTTCAGTGTTCCAATAGTGGAAGTTGAATTT GATAGTAACAAAGACTATAGCAATCCAATTAGTGATCGGGCAAATAGGAGGAAGAGAATTCCTGCATTGGAGCTGGTGAAAGCTGACGACTTCTATGATAATTCAG GCTTGAGGAGGACGAAACAACGAACTAAGAGTGAAGGAAGCTCTTCGGGCTATTACTCGCAGAACTGCACTTGTCGCGATATGCCTTGTAACAAATTTCGCTGCTCCGACTCGTTTCAACATAATAATTTCAACTCAGAGAAAGCTTCCACATCGAAGGCGGTCAACGATGTCTGCTTGAACGGCTTGACCGGCAAAGACTTGTGCAAAATCATTCGCTGTGACTACAGAGAAATCAACAAATTCCCAGTTCCATCAAATATTAAGTCgcagaaaattattaattcgtCAGGAAAACTTTCGCCGTTTGATTATCCCACTAATCATGTTGAAG ATGGTCGTTTGAGTAGTAGTGATTGCAATTACTATGACAATCCAGAACGTGGTGTTTCAGAGACCGAGTCAGATTCAGAACTGTGTGAGGACTCTTTGGTTGAGGTGGAGATAGATGATGAACCACACTATGGCGTTATCAGGTGGCTCGGCGAATTCACTGACCACAAATCTGGTAGGCCCTATAAAGTTGCTGGCATTGAAATG GAAAATGAAGACCCCAATTTTGGTAATGGAACTTACGATGGCACAAGATACTTCACATGTAATCCTAATCGCTCCCACTTCAGCTTGTTGGAGCATTGCAAAAAGGATTCGAGGTTTCAGGACTGCCGTCCGAATATTgaggaaataaagaagaaaG agtTTGGTATGATCGATTGCCCGGTAGTGCCTGGTATACGGCAGCCCATAACCGTGGATAAAGATGTCGCGTCGATTTGTGGAAAGAATAAAGGCATTCAAGGTCATCATAACTCCTGCTATCTGGATGCGACCCTCTTCAGTATGTTCACATTTACCAG TGTATTCGACTCGCTACTGTTCCGGCCGGCTACTAACAACGATATACGGCGCTACGAAGAGGTACAGAAGGTTCTTAGAGAAGAGATTGTCAACCCACTCAGAGAAAAGCTGTTTGTTAGAGCGGATCGAGTTATGAAATTGAGGACCCTCCTGGAAGAACTGAGTTCTGTGTCTGGTCTCACCAGTGAAGAGAAAG ACCCGGAAGAATTCCTGACATCCCTAGTAACACAAATCCTAAGAGCTGAGCCCTTCTTGCAGTTCAATACTGGACAGGAAGCTAATCATTATCAATTGTTTGTGGAGAAAGATGAAAAATTGACATTCCCAACTGTGCAGCAGCTGTTCGAACAGAGCTTCCTCTCAAGTGATATTAAGCTGAAGCAG GTACCCCCTTGTTTGATCATTCAGATGCCCAGATTTGGCAAGTCTTTCAAAATGTATCCAAGGATACTTCCATCATTGCTTTTGGACGTCACAGATATTATCGAGAACT CTCCACGACAGTGCACAGTATGTGGTGAGTTGGCACGATTCGAATGCAAGCAATGCTACAATCAGTGCGATGAAGGCTTACAAAGCATTTCATTTTGTGAGCGTTGTCTTGATAAG GCTCACAGCCACCATGACAGGACAAATCACCGATGGCGACCTCTAGCTGTTCCGCCTGAATTCGACAATCTGTCTCCAGACCTGCTCGGCACAATTCCTCGTCTCTACATGGAATTGTTCGCAGTCGTCTGCATCGAAACGTCGCACTATGTGGCTTTCGTCAAGTGTGGACCGGGCCCTGAAGCTCCCTGGTGCTTTTTCGACTCAATGGCTGATAGAAAAG
- the LOC111060347 gene encoding ubiquitin carboxyl-terminal hydrolase CYLD isoform X2: MNSNRRKGKYLNDFYIVSKNVPATKKVEDGKKQQKTLILGSLVYVHGFVDDTHVECKVVSCEEESSGFNEDDVWICPITLLCRVNKDLWPLLQAIPKPTTKVCILKDKELCDELTKITIGSRVFFSDSENFVNSCEAVVKYKGPITRKGLGTFYGIEILDSDYFDYSEKNDGSYAGQKYFTCPPGRGKFVSVNKLRLTSFKMPTNSVMQLTDKFENLSLNNNQIDVPKNDGRGFDGSNMRPSDPPLKAGDRVVWVTDDANIEGVVKSFECNDFSVPIVEVEFDSNKDYSNPISDRANRRKRIPALELVKADDFYDNSGLRRTKQRTKSEGSSSGYYSQNCTCRDMPCNKFRCSDSFQHNNFNSEKASTSKAVNDVCLNGLTGKDLCKIIRCDYREINKFPVPSNIKSQKIINSSGKLSPFDYPTNHVEETESDSELCEDSLVEVEIDDEPHYGVIRWLGEFTDHKSGRPYKVAGIEMENEDPNFGNGTYDGTRYFTCNPNRSHFSLLEHCKKDSRFQDCRPNIEEIKKKEFGMIDCPVVPGIRQPITVDKDVASICGKNKGIQGHHNSCYLDATLFSMFTFTSVFDSLLFRPATNNDIRRYEEVQKVLREEIVNPLREKLFVRADRVMKLRTLLEELSSVSGLTSEEKDPEEFLTSLVTQILRAEPFLQFNTGQEANHYQLFVEKDEKLTFPTVQQLFEQSFLSSDIKLKQVPPCLIIQMPRFGKSFKMYPRILPSLLLDVTDIIENSPRQCTVCGELARFECKQCYNQCDEGLQSISFCERCLDKAHSHHDRTNHRWRPLAVPPEFDNLSPDLLGTIPRLYMELFAVVCIETSHYVAFVKCGPGPEAPWCFFDSMADRKGEQNGYNIPEMVACPNLPYWLSEKGAHHSVKDDRQLPEHEKRLLCDAYMCMYQSSEVMMYR; this comes from the exons ATGAATTCCAATAGAAGAAAAGGCAAATATTTAAACGATTTCTACATAGTGTCGAAGAATGTACCAGCGACGAAGAAGGTAGAAGATGGGAAAAAACAACAAAAGACATTAATTTTGGGATCACTTGTTTACGTTCATGGATTTGTTGACGATACACATGTTGAATGTAAAGTTGTGTCTTGTGAAGAAGAAAGCAGTGGTTTTAATGAAGATGATGTATGGATATGTCCGATTACATTACTTTGTCGCGTTAATAAAGATCTATGGCCGCTTCTCCAAGCTATCCCTAAACCTACTACCAAAGTTTGCATTCTGAAAGATAAAGAATTGTGTGACGAGCTCACAAAAATCACAATAGGCAGTCGCGTATTCTTTTCAGATAGTGAAAACTTTGTGAATTCTTGTGAAGCTGTTGTGAAATATAAAGGACCAATTACAAGAAAAGGACTTGGCACATTCTACGGAATAGAGATTTTG GACTccgattattttgattattcagAAAAGAATGATGGTTCCTACGCAGGgcaaaaatatttcacatgcCCTCCAGGGCGAGGGAAATTTGTGTCTGTGAATAAATTACGTCTGACCTCATTTAAAATGCCCACCAACTCTGTGATGCAGTTGACTGATAAATTcgaaaatttatcattaaataataatcagatTGACGTTCCTAAAAATG ATGGACGTGGGTTTGATGGATCAAATATGCGACCATCTGATCCACCATTGAAGGCAGGAGACCGTGTGGTGTGGGTGACAGATGACGCCAATATCGAGGGAGTTGTCAAATCATTCGAGTGCAATGACTTCAGTGTTCCAATAGTGGAAGTTGAATTT GATAGTAACAAAGACTATAGCAATCCAATTAGTGATCGGGCAAATAGGAGGAAGAGAATTCCTGCATTGGAGCTGGTGAAAGCTGACGACTTCTATGATAATTCAG GCTTGAGGAGGACGAAACAACGAACTAAGAGTGAAGGAAGCTCTTCGGGCTATTACTCGCAGAACTGCACTTGTCGCGATATGCCTTGTAACAAATTTCGCTGCTCCGACTCGTTTCAACATAATAATTTCAACTCAGAGAAAGCTTCCACATCGAAGGCGGTCAACGATGTCTGCTTGAACGGCTTGACCGGCAAAGACTTGTGCAAAATCATTCGCTGTGACTACAGAGAAATCAACAAATTCCCAGTTCCATCAAATATTAAGTCgcagaaaattattaattcgtCAGGAAAACTTTCGCCGTTTGATTATCCCACTAATCATGTTGAAG AGACCGAGTCAGATTCAGAACTGTGTGAGGACTCTTTGGTTGAGGTGGAGATAGATGATGAACCACACTATGGCGTTATCAGGTGGCTCGGCGAATTCACTGACCACAAATCTGGTAGGCCCTATAAAGTTGCTGGCATTGAAATG GAAAATGAAGACCCCAATTTTGGTAATGGAACTTACGATGGCACAAGATACTTCACATGTAATCCTAATCGCTCCCACTTCAGCTTGTTGGAGCATTGCAAAAAGGATTCGAGGTTTCAGGACTGCCGTCCGAATATTgaggaaataaagaagaaaG agtTTGGTATGATCGATTGCCCGGTAGTGCCTGGTATACGGCAGCCCATAACCGTGGATAAAGATGTCGCGTCGATTTGTGGAAAGAATAAAGGCATTCAAGGTCATCATAACTCCTGCTATCTGGATGCGACCCTCTTCAGTATGTTCACATTTACCAG TGTATTCGACTCGCTACTGTTCCGGCCGGCTACTAACAACGATATACGGCGCTACGAAGAGGTACAGAAGGTTCTTAGAGAAGAGATTGTCAACCCACTCAGAGAAAAGCTGTTTGTTAGAGCGGATCGAGTTATGAAATTGAGGACCCTCCTGGAAGAACTGAGTTCTGTGTCTGGTCTCACCAGTGAAGAGAAAG ACCCGGAAGAATTCCTGACATCCCTAGTAACACAAATCCTAAGAGCTGAGCCCTTCTTGCAGTTCAATACTGGACAGGAAGCTAATCATTATCAATTGTTTGTGGAGAAAGATGAAAAATTGACATTCCCAACTGTGCAGCAGCTGTTCGAACAGAGCTTCCTCTCAAGTGATATTAAGCTGAAGCAG GTACCCCCTTGTTTGATCATTCAGATGCCCAGATTTGGCAAGTCTTTCAAAATGTATCCAAGGATACTTCCATCATTGCTTTTGGACGTCACAGATATTATCGAGAACT CTCCACGACAGTGCACAGTATGTGGTGAGTTGGCACGATTCGAATGCAAGCAATGCTACAATCAGTGCGATGAAGGCTTACAAAGCATTTCATTTTGTGAGCGTTGTCTTGATAAG GCTCACAGCCACCATGACAGGACAAATCACCGATGGCGACCTCTAGCTGTTCCGCCTGAATTCGACAATCTGTCTCCAGACCTGCTCGGCACAATTCCTCGTCTCTACATGGAATTGTTCGCAGTCGTCTGCATCGAAACGTCGCACTATGTGGCTTTCGTCAAGTGTGGACCGGGCCCTGAAGCTCCCTGGTGCTTTTTCGACTCAATGGCTGATAGAAAAG
- the LOC111060349 gene encoding uncharacterized protein LOC111060349 isoform X3 produces the protein MNPGGRRNMIIPNVCAILFLLAVFSQASHSTEMTEEKHPSRMKRQSYTNNDVGNAFIDSVFNIPISTLNAVGQLIKNSRPVVQEVRRRAEQQYSQYQENRRRTSTTVQYIDLRRTTPRPRRRTAAELAAIRPAYDGSAYRI, from the exons ATGAATCCCGGGGGGAGG AGGAATATGATTATCCCCAATGTTTGTGCTATCCTCTTTCTACTAGCCGTTTTCTCACAGGCTTCGCATTCGACTGAAATG ACGGAAGAAAAGCATCCAAGTAGAATGAAACGACAATCTTATACCAACAATGACGTGGGAAATGCGTTCATTGACAGCGTATTCAAT ATTCCGATTTCGACGTTGAATGCGGTCGGTCAGTTGATCAAGAACTCGCGACCGGTCGTTCAGGAGGTGCGACGCCGAGCAGAGCAGCAATACAGCCAGTACCAGGAGAACCGACGCAGGACGTCGACAACCGTCCAATACATCGACCTGCGTCGCACGACGCCACGACCACGACGCAGAACAGCCGCCGAACTGGCCGCTATTCGGCCCGCTTATGATGGCTCCGCCTACCGAATATAG
- the LOC111060349 gene encoding uncharacterized protein LOC111060349 isoform X2: MSCYWKVFKRNMIIPNVCAILFLLAVFSQASHSTEMTEEKHPSRMKRQSYTNNDVGNAFIDSVFNIPISTLNAVGQLIKNSRPVVQEVRRRAEQQYSQYQENRRRTSTTVQYIDLRRTTPRPRRRTAAELAAIRPAYDGSAYRI; this comes from the exons ATGAGCTGTTATTGGAAAGTCTTCAAG AGGAATATGATTATCCCCAATGTTTGTGCTATCCTCTTTCTACTAGCCGTTTTCTCACAGGCTTCGCATTCGACTGAAATG ACGGAAGAAAAGCATCCAAGTAGAATGAAACGACAATCTTATACCAACAATGACGTGGGAAATGCGTTCATTGACAGCGTATTCAAT ATTCCGATTTCGACGTTGAATGCGGTCGGTCAGTTGATCAAGAACTCGCGACCGGTCGTTCAGGAGGTGCGACGCCGAGCAGAGCAGCAATACAGCCAGTACCAGGAGAACCGACGCAGGACGTCGACAACCGTCCAATACATCGACCTGCGTCGCACGACGCCACGACCACGACGCAGAACAGCCGCCGAACTGGCCGCTATTCGGCCCGCTTATGATGGCTCCGCCTACCGAATATAG
- the LOC111060349 gene encoding uncharacterized protein LOC111060349 isoform X4 — MIIPNVCAILFLLAVFSQASHSTEMTEEKHPSRMKRQSYTNNDVGNAFIDSVFNIPISTLNAVGQLIKNSRPVVQEVRRRAEQQYSQYQENRRRTSTTVQYIDLRRTTPRPRRRTAAELAAIRPAYDGSAYRI, encoded by the exons ATGATTATCCCCAATGTTTGTGCTATCCTCTTTCTACTAGCCGTTTTCTCACAGGCTTCGCATTCGACTGAAATG ACGGAAGAAAAGCATCCAAGTAGAATGAAACGACAATCTTATACCAACAATGACGTGGGAAATGCGTTCATTGACAGCGTATTCAAT ATTCCGATTTCGACGTTGAATGCGGTCGGTCAGTTGATCAAGAACTCGCGACCGGTCGTTCAGGAGGTGCGACGCCGAGCAGAGCAGCAATACAGCCAGTACCAGGAGAACCGACGCAGGACGTCGACAACCGTCCAATACATCGACCTGCGTCGCACGACGCCACGACCACGACGCAGAACAGCCGCCGAACTGGCCGCTATTCGGCCCGCTTATGATGGCTCCGCCTACCGAATATAG
- the LOC111060347 gene encoding ubiquitin carboxyl-terminal hydrolase CYLD isoform X1, with protein sequence MNSNRRKGKYLNDFYIVSKNVPATKKVEDGKKQQKTLILGSLVYVHGFVDDTHVECKVVSCEEESSGFNEDDVWICPITLLCRVNKDLWPLLQAIPKPTTKVCILKDKELCDELTKITIGSRVFFSDSENFVNSCEAVVKYKGPITRKGLGTFYGIEILDSDYFDYSEKNDGSYAGQKYFTCPPGRGKFVSVNKLRLTSFKMPTNSVMQLTDKFENLSLNNNQIDVPKNDGRGFDGSNMRPSDPPLKAGDRVVWVTDDANIEGVVKSFECNDFSVPIVEVEFDSNKDYSNPISDRANRRKRIPALELVKADDFYDNSGLRRTKQRTKSEGSSSGYYSQNCTCRDMPCNKFRCSDSFQHNNFNSEKASTSKAVNDVCLNGLTGKDLCKIIRCDYREINKFPVPSNIKSQKIINSSGKLSPFDYPTNHVEDGRLSSSDCNYYDNPERGVSETESDSELCEDSLVEVEIDDEPHYGVIRWLGEFTDHKSGRPYKVAGIEMENEDPNFGNGTYDGTRYFTCNPNRSHFSLLEHCKKDSRFQDCRPNIEEIKKKEFGMIDCPVVPGIRQPITVDKDVASICGKNKGIQGHHNSCYLDATLFSMFTFTSVFDSLLFRPATNNDIRRYEEVQKVLREEIVNPLREKLFVRADRVMKLRTLLEELSSVSGLTSEEKDPEEFLTSLVTQILRAEPFLQFNTGQEANHYQLFVEKDEKLTFPTVQQLFEQSFLSSDIKLKQVPPCLIIQMPRFGKSFKMYPRILPSLLLDVTDIIENSPRQCTVCGELARFECKQCYNQCDEGLQSISFCERCLDKAHSHHDRTNHRWRPLAVPPEFDNLSPDLLGTIPRLYMELFAVVCIETSHYVAFVKCGPGPEAPWCFFDSMADRKGEQNGYNIPEMVACPNLPYWLSEKGAHHSVKDDRQLPEHEKRLLCDAYMCMYQSSEVMMYR encoded by the exons ATGAATTCCAATAGAAGAAAAGGCAAATATTTAAACGATTTCTACATAGTGTCGAAGAATGTACCAGCGACGAAGAAGGTAGAAGATGGGAAAAAACAACAAAAGACATTAATTTTGGGATCACTTGTTTACGTTCATGGATTTGTTGACGATACACATGTTGAATGTAAAGTTGTGTCTTGTGAAGAAGAAAGCAGTGGTTTTAATGAAGATGATGTATGGATATGTCCGATTACATTACTTTGTCGCGTTAATAAAGATCTATGGCCGCTTCTCCAAGCTATCCCTAAACCTACTACCAAAGTTTGCATTCTGAAAGATAAAGAATTGTGTGACGAGCTCACAAAAATCACAATAGGCAGTCGCGTATTCTTTTCAGATAGTGAAAACTTTGTGAATTCTTGTGAAGCTGTTGTGAAATATAAAGGACCAATTACAAGAAAAGGACTTGGCACATTCTACGGAATAGAGATTTTG GACTccgattattttgattattcagAAAAGAATGATGGTTCCTACGCAGGgcaaaaatatttcacatgcCCTCCAGGGCGAGGGAAATTTGTGTCTGTGAATAAATTACGTCTGACCTCATTTAAAATGCCCACCAACTCTGTGATGCAGTTGACTGATAAATTcgaaaatttatcattaaataataatcagatTGACGTTCCTAAAAATG ATGGACGTGGGTTTGATGGATCAAATATGCGACCATCTGATCCACCATTGAAGGCAGGAGACCGTGTGGTGTGGGTGACAGATGACGCCAATATCGAGGGAGTTGTCAAATCATTCGAGTGCAATGACTTCAGTGTTCCAATAGTGGAAGTTGAATTT GATAGTAACAAAGACTATAGCAATCCAATTAGTGATCGGGCAAATAGGAGGAAGAGAATTCCTGCATTGGAGCTGGTGAAAGCTGACGACTTCTATGATAATTCAG GCTTGAGGAGGACGAAACAACGAACTAAGAGTGAAGGAAGCTCTTCGGGCTATTACTCGCAGAACTGCACTTGTCGCGATATGCCTTGTAACAAATTTCGCTGCTCCGACTCGTTTCAACATAATAATTTCAACTCAGAGAAAGCTTCCACATCGAAGGCGGTCAACGATGTCTGCTTGAACGGCTTGACCGGCAAAGACTTGTGCAAAATCATTCGCTGTGACTACAGAGAAATCAACAAATTCCCAGTTCCATCAAATATTAAGTCgcagaaaattattaattcgtCAGGAAAACTTTCGCCGTTTGATTATCCCACTAATCATGTTGAAG ATGGTCGTTTGAGTAGTAGTGATTGCAATTACTATGACAATCCAGAACGTGGTGTTTCAGAGACCGAGTCAGATTCAGAACTGTGTGAGGACTCTTTGGTTGAGGTGGAGATAGATGATGAACCACACTATGGCGTTATCAGGTGGCTCGGCGAATTCACTGACCACAAATCTGGTAGGCCCTATAAAGTTGCTGGCATTGAAATG GAAAATGAAGACCCCAATTTTGGTAATGGAACTTACGATGGCACAAGATACTTCACATGTAATCCTAATCGCTCCCACTTCAGCTTGTTGGAGCATTGCAAAAAGGATTCGAGGTTTCAGGACTGCCGTCCGAATATTgaggaaataaagaagaaaG agtTTGGTATGATCGATTGCCCGGTAGTGCCTGGTATACGGCAGCCCATAACCGTGGATAAAGATGTCGCGTCGATTTGTGGAAAGAATAAAGGCATTCAAGGTCATCATAACTCCTGCTATCTGGATGCGACCCTCTTCAGTATGTTCACATTTACCAG TGTATTCGACTCGCTACTGTTCCGGCCGGCTACTAACAACGATATACGGCGCTACGAAGAGGTACAGAAGGTTCTTAGAGAAGAGATTGTCAACCCACTCAGAGAAAAGCTGTTTGTTAGAGCGGATCGAGTTATGAAATTGAGGACCCTCCTGGAAGAACTGAGTTCTGTGTCTGGTCTCACCAGTGAAGAGAAAG ACCCGGAAGAATTCCTGACATCCCTAGTAACACAAATCCTAAGAGCTGAGCCCTTCTTGCAGTTCAATACTGGACAGGAAGCTAATCATTATCAATTGTTTGTGGAGAAAGATGAAAAATTGACATTCCCAACTGTGCAGCAGCTGTTCGAACAGAGCTTCCTCTCAAGTGATATTAAGCTGAAGCAG GTACCCCCTTGTTTGATCATTCAGATGCCCAGATTTGGCAAGTCTTTCAAAATGTATCCAAGGATACTTCCATCATTGCTTTTGGACGTCACAGATATTATCGAGAACT CTCCACGACAGTGCACAGTATGTGGTGAGTTGGCACGATTCGAATGCAAGCAATGCTACAATCAGTGCGATGAAGGCTTACAAAGCATTTCATTTTGTGAGCGTTGTCTTGATAAG GCTCACAGCCACCATGACAGGACAAATCACCGATGGCGACCTCTAGCTGTTCCGCCTGAATTCGACAATCTGTCTCCAGACCTGCTCGGCACAATTCCTCGTCTCTACATGGAATTGTTCGCAGTCGTCTGCATCGAAACGTCGCACTATGTGGCTTTCGTCAAGTGTGGACCGGGCCCTGAAGCTCCCTGGTGCTTTTTCGACTCAATGGCTGATAGAAAAG
- the LOC111060349 gene encoding uncharacterized protein LOC111060349 isoform X1, with the protein MRVGYECCKTYQCQFICFSHSALKWCTSLKCLLWCPPATKRNMIIPNVCAILFLLAVFSQASHSTEMTEEKHPSRMKRQSYTNNDVGNAFIDSVFNIPISTLNAVGQLIKNSRPVVQEVRRRAEQQYSQYQENRRRTSTTVQYIDLRRTTPRPRRRTAAELAAIRPAYDGSAYRI; encoded by the exons ATGAGAGTGGGTTATGAATGTTGCAAAACTTATCAGTGCCAGTTTATTTGCTTCTCTCACTCTGCTCTCAAGTGGTGCACTTCGCTCAAGTGTTTGTTGTGGTGTCCACCCGCTACGAAG AGGAATATGATTATCCCCAATGTTTGTGCTATCCTCTTTCTACTAGCCGTTTTCTCACAGGCTTCGCATTCGACTGAAATG ACGGAAGAAAAGCATCCAAGTAGAATGAAACGACAATCTTATACCAACAATGACGTGGGAAATGCGTTCATTGACAGCGTATTCAAT ATTCCGATTTCGACGTTGAATGCGGTCGGTCAGTTGATCAAGAACTCGCGACCGGTCGTTCAGGAGGTGCGACGCCGAGCAGAGCAGCAATACAGCCAGTACCAGGAGAACCGACGCAGGACGTCGACAACCGTCCAATACATCGACCTGCGTCGCACGACGCCACGACCACGACGCAGAACAGCCGCCGAACTGGCCGCTATTCGGCCCGCTTATGATGGCTCCGCCTACCGAATATAG